In Limosilactobacillus sp. WILCCON 0051, a single window of DNA contains:
- a CDS encoding DnaD domain protein: protein MAKQDFLFSYLQAGETSISNLLLHHYREIGMTSGELLVYLELKSYIDRGIENPSITWIAENLQTDERTVYEQIHQMTEHQLLVQRMKRDAEGKETAYYDFSPLISRLVGREGQIQSQQKNVKQTTAREKLFAEIESEFGRPLTPMEITYVNDWLDKDHYEIEMIRLALKEAVVNGSLRFRYMDSILMNWRKNNLKTPQEVEQDKQRYQSRMAQRGGQLGNRPIPNIPILKLPDD, encoded by the coding sequence ATGGCGAAGCAGGATTTTTTGTTTTCCTATCTGCAGGCCGGCGAAACATCAATCAGTAATCTTTTGCTTCATCATTACCGAGAAATCGGGATGACCAGTGGTGAGCTGCTGGTCTATCTGGAATTGAAGTCCTACATCGATCGGGGCATTGAGAACCCCAGCATCACCTGGATTGCAGAAAATCTGCAGACTGATGAGCGGACCGTCTATGAACAGATTCATCAGATGACTGAGCATCAATTGCTGGTGCAGCGAATGAAACGCGATGCTGAGGGAAAAGAAACGGCCTACTATGACTTTTCGCCACTGATCAGTCGTTTGGTTGGTCGTGAGGGACAGATTCAGTCGCAGCAAAAAAATGTCAAGCAGACCACGGCTCGCGAAAAACTGTTTGCCGAGATTGAAAGCGAGTTTGGCCGCCCGTTGACACCAATGGAGATTACCTATGTCAATGACTGGCTGGATAAGGATCATTATGAGATTGAAATGATTCGGCTGGCCTTAAAAGAAGCGGTGGTCAATGGCTCACTGCGGTTCCGCTATATGGATTCAATCCTGATGAACTGGCGCAAGAACAATCTTAAGACGCCCCAAGAAGTCGAACAGGATAAGCAGCGCTATCAGAGTCGCATGGCACAGCGGGGCGGACAGCTGGGCAACCGGCCGATCCCCAATATTCCAATCCTTAAGCTGCCTGATGATTAA
- the asnS gene encoding asparagine--tRNA ligase, whose protein sequence is METINIIDAPKHVNERVRIGVWLTDKRSSGKIAFLQLRDGTAFFQGILRKNDVTPEVFEMARHELRQESSFWVTGEIHEDARSKFGYEIQIEDIELIGESVDYPIGNKEHGIDFLLDHRHLWLRSSKPHALMRIRDRVIRANYEFFGEHGFTKIDAPILTANAPEGTTDLFKTKYFDRDAYLSQSGQLYEEAGALAFDRVYSFGPVFRAEKSKTRRHLIEFWMIEPEMAFMHQEESLQLQEEYVAYLIKAVIKDCSRELEVVGRDPKTLEPFTQTPYPRISYDEAIKLLQDAGMDVQWGDDFGSPEETYLANHFSKPVFVLNYPKSIKPFYMKGHPTRDDVYVCADLLAPEGYGEIIGGSERETDYDTLVASAKEAGLNIDDYQWYFDLRKYGTVPHSGFGLGLERFLTWICLQDHLREVIPFPRLLNRIYP, encoded by the coding sequence GTGGAAACCATCAACATTATTGATGCGCCAAAGCACGTCAACGAACGCGTGCGGATTGGCGTTTGGCTGACTGACAAGCGTTCCAGTGGTAAGATCGCTTTCTTGCAGCTGCGTGACGGGACAGCGTTTTTCCAAGGCATTCTGCGGAAAAATGACGTGACGCCAGAAGTGTTTGAAATGGCACGGCATGAACTGCGTCAAGAAAGCAGTTTTTGGGTAACGGGCGAGATTCATGAAGATGCTCGTTCCAAGTTTGGCTACGAAATTCAGATTGAAGACATCGAACTGATCGGCGAAAGCGTTGACTACCCAATCGGCAACAAGGAACACGGGATCGACTTTTTGCTTGATCACCGTCATCTGTGGCTGCGTTCCAGCAAGCCACACGCGCTGATGCGGATTCGTGACCGCGTCATTCGGGCCAACTACGAGTTCTTTGGCGAACATGGCTTTACCAAGATTGACGCGCCGATCTTGACGGCCAATGCACCAGAAGGCACGACCGACCTGTTTAAGACTAAGTACTTTGACCGGGATGCCTACCTTTCTCAGTCCGGTCAGCTTTACGAAGAAGCCGGCGCGCTGGCATTCGACAGGGTCTACAGCTTTGGCCCGGTTTTCCGTGCTGAAAAGTCTAAGACGCGTCGTCACTTGATTGAATTTTGGATGATCGAACCAGAAATGGCCTTCATGCACCAAGAAGAAAGTCTGCAGCTGCAGGAAGAATACGTGGCCTACCTGATCAAGGCCGTAATCAAGGACTGCAGTCGGGAACTGGAAGTCGTTGGTCGTGATCCAAAGACGTTGGAACCATTCACGCAAACGCCATATCCACGCATCAGCTATGATGAAGCAATTAAGCTTTTGCAGGATGCCGGCATGGACGTTCAGTGGGGCGACGACTTTGGCTCACCAGAAGAAACCTACCTGGCCAACCACTTCAGCAAGCCGGTATTTGTATTGAACTATCCTAAGTCAATCAAGCCATTCTACATGAAGGGCCACCCAACGCGCGATGACGTTTATGTCTGCGCCGATCTGCTGGCTCCAGAAGGCTATGGCGAAATCATTGGCGGCTCAGAGCGTGAAACCGACTATGACACGCTGGTAGCATCAGCTAAAGAGGCAGGACTGAACATCGATGACTATCAATGGTACTTTGACCTGCGCAAGTATGGCACGGTGCCACACAGCGGTTTTGGTCTGGGGCTGGAACGTTTCCTGACCTGGATCTGCCTGCAGGATCACCTGCGCGAAGTCATCCCATTCCCACGTCTGTTAAACCGGATCTACCCATAA
- a CDS encoding DUF5590 domain-containing protein — translation MQSRREVQRERSRGTSKRMIRDLLILIILIFLVGWSIYAVGNHPKAEAERQATTIAKRYADLKTRTGFYIYNRENTYYTVAGKNSKGQRILVIVPQKNGSVRVVKQSTGLTEQQALAQVKSNEHPKRVLKAVPGIFNDKVVWEVTYLNSKGNLCYDLINFKTGSYVQQINNL, via the coding sequence ATGCAAAGTCGCCGCGAGGTACAAAGAGAACGCAGTCGTGGAACATCGAAGCGGATGATTCGTGATCTGCTGATTCTGATCATCCTAATTTTTTTGGTTGGCTGGAGCATCTATGCTGTCGGCAATCATCCCAAAGCAGAAGCGGAACGTCAGGCAACCACAATTGCCAAGCGTTATGCTGATTTAAAGACGCGCACTGGTTTTTACATCTACAACCGAGAAAATACTTATTACACGGTTGCAGGCAAAAACAGCAAGGGCCAGCGGATTCTGGTCATCGTGCCGCAGAAAAACGGCTCAGTGCGGGTTGTCAAGCAAAGTACGGGATTAACCGAACAGCAGGCGCTTGCCCAGGTTAAGAGCAATGAGCATCCGAAAAGGGTACTCAAGGCCGTGCCGGGGATTTTCAACGACAAGGTAGTCTGGGAAGTTACCTACCTTAACAGCAAAGGCAATCTCTGTTATGACCTGATCAACTTCAAGACGGGCAGCTATGTGCAACAGATCAACAATTTATAG
- a CDS encoding helicase C-terminal domain-containing protein, producing MKKQSKKREPIYAIVDLETTGTSVKHGDRIIQIGCVLVQADQIINQFETKINPRTKIPHSIEQLTGITNSDVHDAPWFDDVADTLESLLSDTIFVAHNVNFDFPFLNAELERAGHQSLAIPAIDTVTLAQILLPTAKSFRLRDLSSYLAIEHDQPHSAASDAEATAVLLIDLLKKVHQLPTLTLASLVKMKLQLPKQTADVFSQELEKRRHHPQNLSADLYVSNGLVLHKSRPLATPMAHDKNAYPATKKAKEKLFGDQLEFRATQSKMMNSIYNHYAHDAEKPMIIEAGTGVGKTLGYLLPMVYQAYPDRQIVVSTATNLQLQQIEQKTMPQLNAMLPFEVASVVVKGNDHYLDLAKFAHSLSIVEDSKLVQLLKARILVWLLQTTSGDMDELNLNAQQSPYFTEIRHHGLRTLSRDNPFIKDDFLMRRNRQLQHATVVITNHAYLAAHAAEFGHDALRPYLVVDEAQHLSDSILKKARQTVDFQRLTTAAHVLEGLVKEGSERNLIDVFAHLPLGIYNVELLQGDLQQLDQAFLDFQGALYRSFMLNAAGEDDQIIEQVVDNERLYALLDASGPVMMSLEQSLASVQLHFTALDHLFASRSDSWLASDRYLMSQFATQLAALNGADEVLHEFVSALDQHDEAAVFWLTVQQSHERSTMKLSGGLLNASHYLSEHVYPFFQPALFVGATLFTSKRSNYLYQQLDLNRDNVKVKHFKSPFNYQQNSRLLIAKDAPMPADADNGDYIRYLSQTIYRLANETQCQTMVLFNSLVTVEQVYSQLRSTNLFNQRDILAQGITGNREKLLKQFATGENSVLLGAASFWEGIDLPNSQLQLLIITRLPFDSPQEILNRAQSSLLKSKGINPFYHLELPKATMRMRQGIGRLLRTPDDYGVAVVLDPRLSDRRYGKTILNALPEMMPVATTATANVIEETKKFLKNHERSTQRQ from the coding sequence GTGAAAAAACAGTCAAAAAAGCGCGAGCCGATTTATGCGATCGTTGACTTGGAAACTACCGGTACCAGCGTTAAGCATGGCGATCGGATCATTCAGATTGGCTGCGTTTTGGTTCAGGCAGACCAGATTATCAATCAGTTTGAAACCAAAATCAATCCGCGCACTAAGATTCCTCACAGTATCGAGCAGCTGACGGGAATCACCAACTCAGACGTTCATGACGCGCCTTGGTTTGATGACGTAGCGGATACGCTGGAAAGCCTGCTTAGCGATACGATTTTTGTTGCGCATAACGTTAATTTTGATTTTCCGTTTTTGAATGCAGAGTTGGAGCGGGCGGGGCATCAATCCTTAGCAATTCCAGCGATTGATACGGTGACGCTGGCCCAGATTCTGCTGCCCACGGCTAAGAGCTTTCGATTGCGCGATCTGAGCTCTTATCTGGCAATCGAGCATGATCAGCCGCACAGTGCCGCCAGTGATGCTGAGGCAACGGCCGTGCTGCTGATTGATCTTTTAAAAAAGGTTCATCAGCTGCCCACGCTGACCTTGGCAAGTCTGGTTAAGATGAAGCTGCAGCTGCCAAAACAGACGGCAGACGTGTTCAGCCAGGAGCTGGAAAAACGCCGCCATCATCCTCAGAATCTAAGCGCTGATCTCTACGTCAGCAACGGTCTTGTACTGCATAAGTCGCGTCCCTTGGCAACCCCAATGGCTCATGATAAGAATGCCTACCCAGCTACCAAAAAGGCCAAGGAGAAACTGTTTGGCGATCAACTGGAGTTCCGCGCCACACAGTCTAAGATGATGAACAGCATCTATAATCACTATGCTCATGATGCTGAAAAACCAATGATCATTGAGGCAGGAACCGGGGTCGGCAAGACTTTGGGCTATCTTTTGCCAATGGTCTATCAAGCTTATCCAGATCGGCAAATCGTGGTTTCGACGGCGACTAATCTGCAGCTGCAGCAGATTGAGCAAAAAACGATGCCGCAGCTTAACGCGATGCTGCCATTTGAGGTTGCCAGCGTGGTTGTAAAGGGCAATGATCATTATCTGGATCTTGCCAAATTTGCGCACTCATTGAGCATCGTGGAGGATTCTAAGCTCGTGCAGCTGCTTAAGGCACGCATCTTGGTATGGCTTTTGCAGACGACCAGCGGCGATATGGATGAATTGAATCTGAATGCCCAGCAGTCGCCTTATTTTACCGAGATCCGTCATCACGGACTCAGAACGCTGAGTCGCGACAACCCGTTTATCAAAGATGATTTTTTGATGCGGCGCAACCGTCAGCTTCAGCATGCTACGGTCGTGATTACCAATCATGCCTATCTGGCTGCCCACGCGGCTGAGTTTGGCCACGACGCGCTGCGGCCGTATCTGGTGGTTGACGAGGCGCAGCACCTAAGCGACAGTATCCTGAAAAAAGCGCGGCAGACCGTCGACTTTCAACGCTTGACGACGGCAGCTCACGTTTTAGAAGGGCTGGTTAAGGAAGGCAGCGAGCGCAATCTGATTGATGTTTTCGCGCACTTGCCGCTGGGAATCTACAACGTTGAGCTGCTGCAAGGTGATCTGCAGCAGCTGGATCAGGCATTCTTAGATTTTCAAGGCGCGCTTTACCGCAGTTTTATGCTGAACGCAGCGGGCGAGGACGATCAGATCATCGAACAGGTCGTTGATAATGAGCGACTTTATGCACTCCTGGATGCGTCAGGACCGGTGATGATGAGTCTTGAACAGTCGTTAGCCAGCGTCCAGCTGCATTTTACCGCGCTTGATCATCTGTTTGCCTCGCGCAGTGACAGCTGGCTGGCCAGTGATCGCTACCTGATGAGCCAGTTTGCGACCCAATTGGCAGCATTGAACGGGGCTGACGAGGTACTTCACGAGTTCGTGTCCGCCCTGGATCAGCATGATGAGGCCGCGGTTTTCTGGCTGACGGTTCAGCAGTCGCATGAGCGCAGCACGATGAAATTAAGCGGGGGACTCTTAAACGCCAGTCATTACCTCAGCGAACATGTCTATCCATTCTTTCAGCCGGCACTGTTTGTCGGGGCAACGCTGTTTACCTCCAAGCGCTCCAACTATCTGTACCAGCAGCTGGATCTGAATCGAGATAACGTCAAGGTCAAGCATTTTAAGTCGCCGTTCAACTACCAGCAAAACAGCCGGCTTTTGATTGCCAAGGACGCACCGATGCCAGCCGATGCCGATAATGGCGACTACATCCGCTATCTCAGCCAGACCATCTACCGGCTGGCCAATGAGACCCAGTGTCAGACAATGGTGCTGTTCAATTCACTCGTGACGGTTGAACAGGTCTACAGTCAGCTGCGCAGTACCAATCTGTTTAATCAGCGAGATATTTTGGCTCAGGGAATCACGGGCAATCGCGAAAAGCTGCTGAAACAGTTTGCAACGGGCGAAAATTCGGTTTTACTGGGCGCGGCCAGCTTTTGGGAGGGAATCGATCTGCCCAACAGCCAGCTGCAGCTTTTGATCATTACGCGGCTGCCGTTTGACTCGCCGCAAGAGATTCTCAACCGTGCGCAAAGCAGCCTGCTTAAATCAAAGGGCATCAACCCGTTTTATCATTTAGAGCTGCCTAAAGCGACGATGCGGATGCGGCAAGGGATCGGGCGGCTTTTAAGAACACCGGATGATTATGGCGTGGCCGTTGTCTTGGATCCGCGGCTGAGTGATCGGCGCTACGGGAAAACGATCCTGAACGCCTTGCCGGAAATGATGCCGGTAGCAACAACGGCAACTGCTAATGTGATTGAAGAGACAAAAAAATTCTTAAAAAACCATGAACGATCCACGCAGCGCCAATAG
- the mvk gene encoding mevalonate kinase, protein MKQQGIGQSHAKIILIGEHSVVYGQPAIALPLPNVKLKATLTADTTSASHVVKCSWAQGNLTSLPESMAGIQKLINTLMERFNGQDDGWTLEIDSMLPSERGMGSSAATAIAVVRAFFDLYETPLDRATLLKLADVEEQITHRSPSGLDAATTSSDQPIYFIKGQPGQPIELNLHATMVIADTGVKGATKEAIMAVRELLATDPQTTQQRLAHLGKLTERARTILSRDDPDELGRVLNLAQDELTELNVSDAALDRLIQVARQNGALGAKLTGGGRGGCMFALAKTALGARKLAEILKQHGAVETWIQPLAKGDE, encoded by the coding sequence TTGAAACAACAAGGTATTGGGCAAAGTCACGCCAAGATTATTCTGATTGGCGAGCACAGCGTTGTCTATGGTCAGCCGGCAATTGCCCTGCCGCTGCCAAACGTCAAGCTTAAGGCAACGCTCACGGCTGACACGACATCTGCCAGTCACGTTGTCAAATGCAGCTGGGCCCAAGGAAATTTAACCAGTCTGCCCGAATCCATGGCAGGCATTCAAAAACTCATCAACACCCTGATGGAACGTTTCAACGGTCAAGATGACGGTTGGACACTGGAAATCGACAGCATGCTGCCATCCGAGCGCGGCATGGGATCTTCAGCCGCCACTGCAATTGCCGTTGTACGGGCCTTTTTTGATTTATACGAAACGCCATTGGACCGTGCAACGCTATTGAAACTGGCCGATGTTGAAGAACAGATCACGCATCGCAGTCCCAGCGGCTTGGATGCGGCCACGACCAGCTCTGATCAGCCGATTTACTTCATCAAGGGACAGCCTGGTCAGCCAATCGAACTCAACCTGCACGCCACAATGGTGATTGCCGACACTGGCGTCAAAGGGGCCACTAAAGAAGCCATCATGGCCGTCAGAGAGCTGCTGGCCACTGATCCGCAGACTACCCAGCAGCGTTTGGCGCATCTGGGTAAGCTGACTGAGCGCGCACGTACGATTTTAAGCCGCGATGATCCAGATGAGCTGGGGCGCGTCTTAAATCTGGCTCAAGACGAACTGACTGAGCTTAACGTCAGCGATGCGGCACTTGACCGCTTGATCCAAGTCGCGCGGCAAAATGGAGCTTTAGGTGCCAAACTGACTGGCGGTGGACGCGGCGGCTGCATGTTTGCGCTTGCCAAAACTGCCCTGGGTGCTCGCAAGCTGGCCGAAATTTTAAAACAGCATGGTGCGGTTGAAACCTGGATTCAGCCATTGGCAAAGGGGGATGAATAA
- the mvaD gene encoding diphosphomevalonate decarboxylase: protein MTSAVARAHTNIALVKYWGKRDSELMLPQTDSLSLTLNEFYADTKVEFSAQLTADELIIDGQSVSGKGFKKVQKVLSIVRQMSQTDQFARVESVNHVPMAAGLASSASAFAALAMAASTAAGMKLSRRDLSRLARRGSGSATRSIYGGLVEWHRGVDDLTSYAEPIMETVDFPLEMMAILLNTEQKKVSSTLGMQHVVETSPYYPAWREVVQADMQKIKLAIEKRDINEIGHIAQTNALRMHALNLAADPGFTYFNAATLQAMHAIDNLRASGTNCYYTMDAGPNVKVIYDRADRSKIQAALTPLFGADNLVVSQPGPGTVLLDQK, encoded by the coding sequence ATGACAAGTGCAGTCGCGCGTGCGCATACCAACATCGCATTGGTCAAATACTGGGGGAAACGCGACAGTGAGCTGATGCTGCCGCAAACTGACAGTCTTTCCTTAACGCTGAATGAGTTCTACGCCGACACCAAGGTTGAATTTTCCGCCCAGCTGACCGCTGATGAGCTGATTATTGATGGTCAATCAGTGAGCGGCAAGGGCTTTAAAAAAGTTCAAAAAGTCTTGTCGATCGTGCGCCAGATGAGTCAGACCGATCAGTTTGCCCGAGTTGAATCAGTCAATCATGTTCCCATGGCAGCCGGTCTGGCCAGCTCGGCCTCAGCTTTTGCTGCTTTGGCAATGGCCGCCAGCACGGCTGCAGGAATGAAGCTGTCGCGCCGTGATCTTTCAAGACTGGCGCGCCGCGGATCGGGTTCGGCCACGCGCTCAATCTATGGCGGCCTGGTTGAGTGGCATCGCGGTGTTGATGACCTTACCTCATACGCGGAGCCAATTATGGAAACGGTGGATTTTCCGCTTGAAATGATGGCCATCCTGTTGAATACCGAGCAAAAAAAGGTTTCCAGCACGCTTGGCATGCAGCACGTCGTTGAGACCTCGCCTTACTACCCAGCCTGGCGCGAGGTCGTTCAAGCCGACATGCAGAAAATCAAGCTGGCCATTGAAAAACGCGATATCAATGAAATTGGCCACATCGCTCAGACAAATGCCCTGCGTATGCATGCCCTGAATCTGGCTGCCGATCCTGGCTTTACATACTTTAATGCCGCCACGCTCCAAGCCATGCACGCGATTGATAACTTGCGCGCCAGTGGTACAAACTGTTATTATACGATGGATGCGGGTCCGAACGTAAAAGTGATTTACGATCGGGCTGACCGTAGTAAAATTCAAGCTGCCCTGACCCCACTGTTCGGCGCCGACAATCTGGTCGTGTCCCAGCCCGGACCAGGAACAGTCTTATTGGATCAAAAATAA
- a CDS encoding phosphomevalonate kinase: MITAKAPGKLYIAGEYAVVENGYPAILVALNQFVTCSIKVSPADTGRIISEQYHENSLLWRRQGDKMVVDQRDNPFAYILSAISVTEEYARSLDRQLQIYDIYIDSQLDSANGKKYGLGSSAAVTVATVKALCLFYDLPVDKDKLFKLAAIAHFAVQGNGSLGDVAASVYGGWIAYHSFDRQWLAEQRQYLDLPTLLDLPWPDLKIESLTAPANLQLLIGWTGSPASTSRLVDKISLFKARQQDKYHHFLEESKACIQRMIEGFHQADLDVIKREIRKNRELLKNLGANSGVQIETPILHELCRIAEDFGGAAKTSGAGGGDCGIVAIDGHADLDGLLAAWQTKKIEQLPLAVHFVNSIRRYKLKIK, translated from the coding sequence TTGATTACTGCAAAAGCTCCTGGCAAGCTTTATATTGCCGGTGAATATGCCGTAGTTGAAAATGGCTACCCGGCAATTCTGGTTGCGCTAAACCAGTTTGTTACCTGTTCAATCAAAGTCAGTCCTGCCGATACAGGACGCATCATCAGTGAGCAGTACCACGAAAACTCCCTGCTCTGGCGGCGGCAAGGCGATAAAATGGTCGTTGATCAGCGCGACAACCCGTTCGCCTACATTCTTTCCGCCATCAGCGTGACCGAAGAATATGCCCGTAGCCTGGATCGCCAGCTGCAGATCTATGACATCTATATTGACAGTCAGCTTGACTCAGCCAATGGCAAAAAATATGGTCTGGGTTCTTCGGCCGCAGTTACCGTTGCCACGGTCAAGGCACTGTGTCTTTTTTATGATCTGCCGGTTGACAAGGACAAGCTCTTTAAGCTGGCTGCCATCGCCCATTTCGCTGTCCAAGGCAATGGTTCATTAGGGGATGTGGCGGCTTCAGTATATGGCGGTTGGATCGCGTACCACTCGTTTGATCGGCAGTGGCTGGCTGAACAGCGCCAATACCTGGATCTGCCGACTCTGCTTGACCTGCCATGGCCTGATCTAAAAATCGAATCACTGACGGCCCCAGCCAACCTGCAGCTTTTGATCGGCTGGACCGGCAGCCCGGCTTCAACTTCACGGCTGGTCGACAAGATCTCTTTATTTAAGGCTCGTCAGCAGGATAAGTATCATCATTTTCTGGAAGAAAGCAAGGCCTGCATTCAGCGCATGATTGAAGGCTTTCATCAGGCTGATCTGGACGTGATCAAGCGCGAGATTCGCAAAAACCGCGAACTGCTGAAAAATCTGGGTGCCAATTCCGGAGTTCAGATTGAAACGCCGATTCTGCATGAACTGTGTCGAATTGCCGAAGATTTCGGCGGCGCGGCCAAGACTTCCGGTGCTGGCGGCGGCGACTGCGGCATCGTGGCGATTGATGGTCACGCTGATCTGGATGGCCTTTTAGCAGCTTGGCAGACTAAGAAAATTGAACAGCTGCCGTTAGCAGTTCATTTTGTCAATTCGATTCGCCGCTACAAGCTCAAGATCAAATAA
- the fni gene encoding type 2 isopentenyl-diphosphate Delta-isomerase, with protein sequence MMESLQAHRKNEHVSLAEKLYSQSHATHPFDQVRLIHNSLPEMALSQADPCVRLGELTFKSPFYIEAMTGGSMQTAKINARLAALAHQHGLAMATGSLSVALKDPQAQASFAIVREKMPTEPVIANLGASVDPKQAQKAIEILKADAIEIHLNAAQELVMPEGDREFFWQERIKKLVNQLSIPVIVKEVGFGMDKKTIARLQKLGVRYINVSGRGGTNFAAIENRRNHNFDLSMLNDWGQTTPESLLEARAVKNPDVSIIASGGITSPLDVIKAGALGASAVGVAGHFLHTLLDEGDDALDRELDTWQEAILRLLTLLGCHDFAELKQAEVVLSPELISYATQRGL encoded by the coding sequence ATCATGGAATCGCTGCAAGCTCACCGTAAAAACGAACATGTTTCGCTGGCCGAAAAGCTTTACTCACAATCCCACGCCACGCATCCGTTCGATCAGGTCCGCCTGATTCACAACAGCCTGCCGGAAATGGCACTCAGCCAGGCGGATCCATGCGTTAGGCTGGGCGAATTGACCTTCAAATCGCCTTTTTATATTGAAGCGATGACTGGCGGCAGCATGCAGACGGCCAAAATCAACGCTCGGCTGGCAGCACTTGCTCATCAGCATGGGCTGGCAATGGCAACCGGATCTTTAAGCGTTGCCTTAAAAGATCCCCAGGCCCAGGCATCTTTTGCCATCGTTCGCGAAAAGATGCCGACTGAACCAGTTATTGCCAATCTTGGCGCCAGCGTCGATCCCAAACAAGCTCAAAAGGCAATTGAGATTCTAAAAGCCGATGCCATTGAGATTCATCTCAATGCTGCCCAGGAACTGGTAATGCCAGAAGGAGATCGTGAGTTTTTCTGGCAGGAGCGCATCAAAAAGCTGGTCAATCAGCTAAGCATCCCCGTCATCGTTAAGGAAGTCGGCTTCGGCATGGATAAAAAAACCATTGCCAGGCTGCAGAAACTGGGCGTGAGATATATCAACGTCAGCGGCCGTGGCGGTACCAACTTCGCGGCCATCGAAAATCGGCGCAATCATAATTTCGACCTGTCAATGCTCAATGACTGGGGACAGACGACGCCAGAATCGCTGTTGGAGGCCCGCGCCGTTAAAAATCCCGATGTCAGCATTATTGCTTCGGGCGGCATTACTTCCCCTCTCGACGTCATCAAGGCCGGTGCTTTGGGAGCAAGTGCGGTTGGCGTGGCTGGCCATTTTCTGCATACGCTGCTTGATGAGGGCGATGACGCTTTAGATCGCGAGCTGGACACTTGGCAAGAAGCAATCCTGCGCCTGCTGACGCTTTTGGGCTGTCATGATTTTGCCGAGCTGAAGCAGGCTGAAGTAGTCTTAAGTCCTGAACTGATCAGCTATGCAACTCAACGTGGCTTATAA
- a CDS encoding betaine/proline/choline family ABC transporter ATP-binding protein gives MAAKPPMVEFKNVSKIYPGGKVAVENINLRIERGEFVCFIGTSGGGKTTTLRMINGMLIPTGGEITVDGKNIHDIDPIELRRSIGYVIQNIGLMPHMTIRDNITLVPKLLKWPKEKRDARAKELIKMVELPEEFLDRYPSELSGGQQQRIGVIRALAADQQIILMDEPFGALDPLTREALQRLVKRLQQQMGRTIIMVTHDMDEAIRLADRVVIMDQGHIVQNASPDDVLTHPANEFVANLIGPERLRQAKVNHLTAAEIMRPNPIKIHAQQNLGDALNQMHQYHVDSLMVVDDEDHLTGILDLKTLRNQQQPQLIIDDMKHAVPVKIKEDERLQMITEPLLERNWEYVPVVDEQNHLKGIITRSALVDVIYDAVWGTTENPHPAKDQAKDLKEAGEQ, from the coding sequence ATGGCTGCTAAACCACCAATGGTCGAATTTAAGAACGTCTCCAAGATTTATCCGGGAGGCAAGGTAGCTGTTGAAAATATCAATCTGCGCATTGAGCGTGGAGAATTCGTTTGTTTTATCGGGACCTCTGGCGGTGGTAAGACAACGACCCTGCGAATGATCAACGGTATGCTGATTCCAACTGGCGGTGAGATTACTGTCGATGGTAAAAACATCCATGATATTGACCCAATCGAATTACGCCGCAGTATTGGCTATGTGATTCAAAACATTGGGCTGATGCCGCATATGACGATTCGCGACAACATCACGCTGGTTCCCAAGCTCTTGAAATGGCCCAAAGAAAAACGCGATGCCCGTGCCAAAGAGCTGATCAAAATGGTTGAACTGCCCGAAGAATTTCTGGATCGCTACCCTTCTGAGCTTTCCGGCGGTCAGCAGCAGCGGATCGGGGTTATTCGGGCATTGGCCGCCGATCAGCAGATCATCTTGATGGACGAGCCGTTTGGTGCTCTGGACCCGTTGACGCGTGAAGCACTGCAGCGGCTGGTCAAGCGATTGCAGCAGCAGATGGGCCGGACCATCATCATGGTTACCCACGACATGGATGAGGCAATTCGGCTGGCCGATCGAGTCGTAATTATGGATCAGGGCCATATCGTTCAGAACGCCTCGCCTGATGATGTACTGACCCACCCTGCCAATGAGTTCGTTGCCAATCTGATTGGTCCAGAACGTCTCCGCCAGGCTAAGGTCAACCACTTGACGGCAGCTGAGATCATGCGGCCAAACCCAATCAAGATTCACGCTCAGCAAAATCTCGGCGATGCCTTGAACCAAATGCACCAATACCATGTCGACAGTCTGATGGTCGTCGATGATGAAGATCATCTGACCGGAATTCTTGACTTAAAGACGCTGCGCAACCAGCAGCAGCCGCAGTTGATCATTGACGACATGAAACATGCGGTACCGGTTAAGATCAAGGAAGACGAACGCCTGCAGATGATTACGGAACCGCTTTTGGAACGGAATTGGGAGTACGTTCCCGTAGTCGATGAACAAAATCACTTAAAAGGCATCATTACCCGATCAGCACTGGTTGACGTAATCTATGATGCCGTTTGGGGAACCACTGAAAATCCCCATCCAGCCAAAGACCAAGCCAAGGATCTAAAAGAGGCAGGTGAGCAATAA